Within Candidatus Thermokryptus mobilis, the genomic segment AAGATGAACCCATTGGCTCGGCTCACGGAAAAACAACTTCAAATCACGCTTTATGAAAACCTCAAGTTGAGGGTTTAAAATTGATTTTTTGTAAAAGCTCAAAAACTCAACTTCAAATTTTCTCTTCAACCTATTTTTCAAATCAAAAGCGATAAAAAGCGTTTCAAAGTATAATTTCCTTGCAATCCCAAAATTCACAAGAACCATCCCAAATGTAGCTGAAATTAAAATCAAAAAATACCTCAAAACCATCTCTTGATTACCTCTTACGCTGAAATAGAATATCTCCGCAACCCAATGATTTGGGAGATAAAGCGCAATTGACGGATCAAGGTTTGCAAAATACTGGTCAATATACGGATAATATCTCATAACCTCAGTGAACAACTTCATCGGATTCGTGCTTCTAAAATAGAGATAAACTCCTGCGAGATAAAGTGACCCAGCGATGATGACAAGTTTTCTTATATCAATTTTCTTTGAAAGTTTCAAAATCAACATGAGGATTGCTATGCTGAAAGATGCTGACAAAAGCATAAACGGAACGATAACGCCAAAAAATGAGAAAAGATAAAAGCCGAGATTTTTACCGAAGTAACTTCCGTAACCAAGCAAGATCGCCAAGATGAAAATAAACATCGTTGATGAGCTATAAAAGAAATTGTCAAGAAACTTCACAGTGTAAATTTTTATAGGTTTGATCGGTGTTGTCAGGAAAAATTCAATGTCCTTACTTTTGTAAAGCGTTGAATAAGCTACTATCATATTCCCAAGGCTAACAAGAATAAATAAAATAAAAAGAAGCATAGATAAAACCCGATGAAATAAGAAAAGTCCAATTTTCGCTTCAGCAAGGAGATAAGCGGTTGCGTAATTTGAAGAAATAAATGTTGAGAGTGCGAAACCTGTGAAAACAATAATTGAAGCGAGTTCTTTTAAAACGCTCCCCCACTTTGAATCAAAAGCCGATTTGAAAATTGAGATAATTTTATATTTTAAAATCAAAAGCAAATCACCCATCTCTAAAAAATTATTTGTTGCTTTTTAAAAATATAACAATACAAACTCTGAAAGTAAAACTTAACAGCGGGGGAAGCCAAGATGGTTATACTTTAATTGGCAAAATAAAAAACGTGAAAGTGGGATTTTTCCATTTTTGTTTATCTAACAAGATTTTTTATTTTGATTTAGGAAAGAAAACAAAAATTTGATTTGATTTATGCCTGGAACCCTTTATATCGTTTCAACTCCAATTGGAAACTTAAGCGATATAACTTTCAGAGCTGTAGAAGTTTTAAAACAAGTTGATTTAATCGCATGTGAAGACACAAGAAGGACGAAAATTTTGCTTGAAAAATTCGGGCTTGCAAAAAACCTCATAAGTTATTATAATTATAATGAGAGACAAAGAGCTGAAGAGATAATTCGTGAATTAAAATCGGGCAAAAATGTAGCCCTTGTCTCTGACTCTGGAACTCCTGGGATTTCCGATCCGGGTTTTGTATTGATAAAGAGAGCAATTGAAGAAAATATAACCATTACACCAATTCCTGGACCAACTGCCTTCGTTTGTGCGCTTGTTGGTAGTGGATTGCCGATGGATGAATTTGTTTTCGTCGGTTTTTTGCCCCACAAAAAAGGAAGAAAAACAAAACTAAAAAAATTATCAGAAGAAGAAAGGACAGTTATACTCTACGAATCCCCACACAGGTTGATTAAAACATTGAACGAGATACTTGAAAATTTCGGTGATAGAGAAATCGCCGTTGCGAAAGAGCTAACAAAAATACACGAGGAGTTTTTCAGAGGTAAAATCAGCGAGGTTTTAAAAAAATTAACGTCGGATAAAATTAAAGGTGAATTCGTAATCGTAATTTCAGGGAAAACAAATTAGGAGGTGTAGATATGACGAAAATTGAAATACTCAAACATTTCGCTCAAATAGCGTCTGTTTATAGAAAGATTAGAACACTTGACCCAGAGCCGATATTTGCGATAAAGGATATACTCCTCAAACACATGAAATTAAAAAAGCCAATTAAAGTGGCAGACATTGGAGCTGGAACTGGTAGGTATACCGAGTTTTTAATCAAAGCCCTCTCACCCTCAAAAGTTAAAGCGTTTCTCGTTGATGCAAGTTTTGAGATGCTACAAGTGGCGCAATCTTACCTAAAAGAAAAATATGATTGCCACTTTATAAACTCTTTTGCCGAAAATCTTCCCTTCAAAAATGACACCTTTGATGTAATAATTGTGTTCAATGCGATACATCATTTTGATTTCAGGAGATTCATTCGGGAAGCAAGGCGAGTTTTGAAACCGAGGGGCTTTCTTTTCATCTACACCAGAACGCAGGAACAAAATAGAAACACAATTTGGGGGAAATTTTTCCCTGGATTTTCAGATAAAGAACAGCGCCTATTTTGGAAAGATGAACTGATAGGAAAATTAAAAAGATTGCGGAAATTTGAGATAATTTCCTACATTGAGTTTGAGTATCCGAGGACTTCCACGATTGATGAACTTGTAGAAAAAGCATTTGCAAAACATTATTCAACTTTTTATCTTTATAAAGACGATGAACATATTCAAGCGATTCAAGTTTTTAAGGAAAATTTGCTAAAACATTATCAATCTGATTTGATATATTACACAGATGAGAACACGTTTGTTGCCCTGAGAAAAATTAAATGAGATGAATTTGTGTCTTCAAACCTTATCCCAAGGCGCGTTGAGCTAATCTACTTAAACACGATAGAAAAAATTTTACGCTTTTTCCTTCACTTTAATTTAAACCCGAACTTTTTGACAACCGTTGCACTATTCATAAGCATATTCGCAAGTTATTTTTTCGCAATTGGGGAATTTATCGCCGGTGGGACTTTAATTTTGCTCAGCGGTATATTTGACACAATTGATGGCAAAATTGCGAGGATGACAAACAGGGTGACAAAATTTGGGGCTCTTTACGATTCAACGCTTGACAGATACGCAGAAGTGATAATTTTCTTTGGTATTGGGGTTTATCTGATAAAGTATGGTTTTTATATAACCTCTATTGCTGCAGTTTTTGCCATCGGTGGTTCAATGATGGTGAGCTACATTAGAGCAAGAGCTGAGGGACTTGGCTTTGAATGCAACATCGGCTGGATGAGAAGAGCTGAAAGAATAGTACTTCTTGGTTTTGCTTCAATCTTCTATTTCTTGCACGATTATTTTGTCAAGTTTTTTGATGCGCTATTTAAATACTTTGATTTTGATCTACCTGCTTATCCACCGATGCCACTTTCCATAGCGATTTACATAATGGCTATTTTGACAAACATCACTGCATTTCAGCGACTTCATTATGTTTGGAAAAAATCAAAAGAAGCTGAACTTCTACCACAAAATAAGGAGGTTGAACTATGATAAAGACGAAGTCGGGGGCAGAAATAAAAGAACCTGTAGGAAAGCTTGGTGTTCTTCTGCCAGGGCTTGGAGCTGTAGCGACGACATTTATCGCTGGAACTCTTCTTGTTAGAAAAGGGCTTGCTCTTCCAATTGGATCGCTAACACAAATGGGAACGATACGGCTTGGGAAAAGAACTGAGAGAAAATTTCCGAAAATCAAGGAATTTGTACCACTTGCAGATTTAAATGACCTCGTCTTTGGGGGATGGGATATTTTTGAAGATAACGCTTATGAATCAGCGCTAAAAGCGGGCGTTTTAAGAAAGGAACACCTTGACCTTGTAAAAGACGAACTTGAACAAATAAAACCGATGAAAGCTGTATTTGACAGAAAATATGTCAAAAAACTTGACGGACCAAATGTTAAAAAGGCAAAGGATAAATTTGAACTTGCTCAAATGTTAAGGGAGGATATAAGAAACTTCAAGGAACGAAATAATTGTGACCGTCTTGTGATGATTTGGTGTGGTAGCACAGAAATTTATATGGAGCCGTCAGATGTTCATAGATCACTTGAAAAATTTGAAGAGGCGATGAAGAAAAACGATGATGCAATTTCTCCAAGCATGATTTATGCTTATGCTGCTATTGCCGAAGGTGTTCCCTATGCAAATGGCGCGCCAAATTTATCGGTTGATATTCCGGCGTTGATTCAATTTGCAAAGGAAATGAATGTCCCAATCGCAGGGAAGGACTTTAAGACGGGGCAAACGCTTGTCAAAACCGTGATAGCTCCAATGTTAAAGGCGAGAATGCTTGGTCTTACTGGATGGTTCTCTGTAAATATCCTCGGAAATAGAGATGGGGAGGTTCTTGACGACCCAGAATCCTTCAAGACAAAAGAAGTTAGCAAACTTGGTGTCCTTGAATACATACTTCAACCCGAGCTTTATCCCGATCTTTACGGAAATTATTATCACAAGGTCAGGATTAATTTTTATCCACCTCGTGGGGATGAAAAAGAAGCCTGGGACAACATTGATATTTTCGGCTGGCTTGGTTATCCAATGCAAATAAAGATAAACTTCTTGTGTAGAGATTCAATTTTGGCTGCTCCGATAGTTCTTGACCTTGCCTTATTCCTTGATTTAGCGCAAAGAAGTGGAATGCACGGGATACAAGAATGGTTATCGTTTTACTTCAAAAGCCCCATGCACGCTCCTACTATCTACCCAGAACATGATCTTTTCATACAACTGATGAAGCTTAAAAACCGCTTGAGACATTTGATGGGAGAGGAATTAATAACTCACCTTGGGCTTGAATACTACGATTAAGAAAGGCAAGCCCCTAAAGCGGGGCTTGTTTTTTATTTGGTAACGGTTCTTGGTGCCTCGCTAACCCAAACTTTTTCAATTTTTTCAGTTCTTTTCAACCTTTCAGCTATTTTCTTCGCTTGCTCAATTGAATCAAAAAATCCAATCCTGACACGGTACCAATTTCCGCCCTTCCATTCAACAAACGCTTTTTCAACAAAAGCATTATATCCTTTCTTTCGCAAATTGCTTGCAAATGTTTCAGCGAGCTTTCTATCCTGAAATGATGCAACCTGAATTACATAATTCTTGCCAACGCTTGGCTTAACTACCTCAGGGGCTTTCGGCTTTGAAACAAGTTCGGGTCTTTTCACCTCAACCGTGTCAGCACTTGCCTTCTCTTCAACCTTTGGCAAACTTGGAGTTGTAACCACAACTTCCTCCGGTTCCTTAAACTCAACTTTGCTCACCCCCTTCTTTTCACCCCAAAGGTGAATATATCCATATTGATTCAAAAGAAAAATAACTCCTCCAACAAAGATCAAAAAAACGACAAAAATCAAAATCCAAGGTCCAACCCCTCTTCGGCTTTCCTCTTCATAATTAAACGACATTTCCCCTTCCTCCTTCTTTTGTTGTGTATCATCAAAAAGTTTCTTTACACTTTCAGTCCTTTTCTCCTGAGGTTCCTCGCTCAAATTAAATTCCGGCATCTCTACCTCCTCAAAGTTAATTTTTAACTCATTTATATCCGAAAGCGATGGGATGTCAAATTTCAAAAATTCATCTTCAGGTTTTCTTTCCGCTTCAAAAACTTCAAAAACTGGAACTTCAACATCAACCTTTGAATCAATTTCCTCACCGAAGCTAACATCCGGAAGAACGAAATAATCCTCCGCCGTAGCCGTTAAATTTCTTTCAGTTATTGACTTCTCAACTTCAAAAACCTCAATCGGTTTCTCTTGTTGCGATGATGAAGATTCTTGTGCTAATAAAGTCTCATCAATAAATCCCATAACTATGGGTTGTCTTTCTCCCGCCTCAAAAAATGTTAAGTTAAATTCATCCTCACTTTTTGCCTCCATCACAGAAGGATTCAATCTCGTGACAACGGGTTTCAAAGTTTTATACTTTATGTTAACTTTTTCAGACAAGATTTTCGCCGGGTAAAACTTAACGACAAATTTCGCTGGTATATTTTTCTCCATCCCCGTTCTCGGGTCAACAATTTTCTTTGCCTTATTAAGTTTTCTTTTAAATTCACCAAAACCACTAATTTTTATCGCTTGCCCTGATTTTAACACTTTAGCAAACCTGTCAAGTAATTTCTCATAAAATAAAACAGCTTCCTCGTATGAAATATCCGCTCGTTTAGCTAATAATTTTAAAAATTCACCCTTACGCATTGAAAATTCACCCGTTAATTAAATCTACTAACGACTTGCTCGGTTTGAAATGAACATAATCCTTTGGCGGTAAAATCAACTCCTCACCTGTTTTTGGATTCCTTCCACTTCTACTTGCTCTATGCTTTATAGTAAAAACACCAAACTTAAACAAATTCAATTTTTTCTTCTTCAAGACGATCTCTGAAACTAAACCCAAAAAAGCATCAAGAACCCTTTCCGTCTTTGCTTTGCTCCACTTTAAATCTTTTGACAGCAAATTTACTAAATCGCTTTTATTCACGGGACAACCGCCTCCTTAAAATTTGTATTCAATCCCGCACAAGAAAATCAAATTCGGTTCAAGGTAATCTTTCCAAATGTAATATCTTCGCGAAAGTAGATTGTCAAACTTAGCAAAAACTTTGAAATTCTTGAAAACGACATATTCAATGCCTAAACTTGAAAGCACATATCCACCGATCTCATTCCCATCAAAATCAACGACTCTATTACTAATTAAACTAATTTCTGTATCAATTGCAAGTCCAAAGGGGAAAACATATCTATAGCCAATATCCGAGGAAAAGGAAGGATAATAAGGTACTGGTTTCTTGCTTCTCGCATTGTATGATGAACGAAGAACACCACCAAATGTAAATTCATTTCTACGATAATTGAAAACGCCCGAAAATTTTAGCTCAACAAACTGCGCTCTTTCAAACTCAAGCACATAAAAACCTTTATTTTTCTCAACATAAATCGGAAAATTTTTAAAAGTTCTGAAATTCAAACTCACATCAAGACCAAAATTTTCCCTGCCATAATTCACACCCAAAATTAAATTTAAGTAATTTTCTGGACGAGCAACTTTGAGATTCTCCGTTAAATATCTATTATCAGCGACAAAGTCAACCACAGTTAGATTTACAACCTCTGGCGAAAAAACAGCGTAAGCCCTTGCAAGCGAACTAAGACGGTATCTAAGGGATAAACTTGGATAAATTCTTAAATTCTTTGCCCCAAGGTGGTTTTCAAAGGAGAAAAAATTAATTCCAACATCAAGCCAATATGTTCTTTCAATGTTAAAAAACTCAAAAACATTTCCAGCGGAAACCCCAAACTTAAAATATCTATCAACAAGCGTGATATATCTCAGATCAAACCTTAAATTCAAAAAATCAACCCTTTGTCTAAAATTGAAATCAAAGTCAAGTCGCCTTTCCTTTCCATCAAAATTTGAAACGCCGTAATTTGACAATGTGTCAATAATAGTGAAAAGATTGTATCTAACATTGAGGCGATAGTCAAACTGACTTCTAAATGGCGATTCAAGCGAAATTTTAAATTCCAAATTGTTGATGTTCCTACGAAACGAGGGTGTAAGTGAGCCGTAGAAACCATAGCTGTTGGTGAAATAATCAAACATAGTGATTAACTTCGCATTGTCAAGCCAGTAAAAAATTTTTTCGTTTATTTTTGGCAAACGCACACCCGATTCAACCGAAAACTTATTCTTCACATAATCAGCATTATCAATGAATCCTTGACTTGCCCTATGATTAAAAGATGAACCCAGATAAACTCCTTTGAACAAATCTCCTTGAATCATCCCGTCAAAATATGTAGTAAGATATCGCCCAAGCCCGACTTTGAATTTTGCTGTCGGAGCTTGGGACTCCTTTATTTGAAAGTTTGACCTTTTATATCCAGAGCTTAATTCATAATGCGATTTATTGGTTTCCATAACTTCATAATTTTTCAAATTTAACACTGGAAAGCTGATAACCTCGTTTTCAACTTTTTCACCAATAGAAATCTCAATCATCTCTCGCCCGGTGATAACGAACTCGGGTAAGATAAATTCATCTTTTTCTTCGGCGAATTTTGATGTGTCAGGCTTAAATTTAATCTCGGGTCTTGACTCTTGTGCTGTAATCCAACCGCTAAAGAAAAAAATGGCGAAAATTCTAAGCAAAAGAAACATATCTCACTTAGCTTTATTTTGAAGCCGATCTGGCTTGTGGCTTTGTCTGACCGCGATGACAAGTATAACAATCAACAATTTCTGCCCTATCCCAATTTATAAAATCACGATTTATCGTAAGGACCATTTTAAGCATAACCCTTGCTTTGCGCTTCGTCTCCTTTTCATCACTCGCATAGTTATTAACATTGTGACAATAATTACACTTAACTCCAAGTGAGTTAGCCATATCCTCCATAATCTTTGTCAACTGTTCCTTCGTTTGAACATCGGTTAAAACTTGAATGTTGCGACCGAATCGCCTTGTTTGACCATTGGCATCATTTGACATCTCATCTTTTTTCAAATTCACTACGATTATCAAAGAAATTATAACTGCGAGGATAAGCCCTGTATAGAAAAGAAATGTTTTCCTCATCGTTCATCCTTATATTTTTGTTTTTAATTTTTCAATTTTTTCAAGGACACCCTTTCTCATTTCATCCGTAAGGTTCATCTTTAGAGCATCGTTTAGAAATTGAATAGCTTTTTCAATTTCGCCTTTAATTTCATAACATTCTGAAAGGCGGACATAAGCCCTCGGCAAAATCTCCTCAAAATTGCTGTAAAGATATTTCACACGAAGAAATTGAAGAAGCGCCTCGTCAATCTCGCCGAGTTTGAAAAGCGCTTCAGCATAAAGATATTGCGCCTCAGCCGAGACCTCATCAACAGGTCTATTCATCGCAATCGGTTTAACAAGTTCAACCGCATCGTTAAATTTGCCCTGGTTTATTAAAATTTCCGCAACTTTAACCCTCGCTCTATCAGCGTAATCCGAATTTGAAAATTCATTTATCAAAGCCAGCAATTTTTTTGTGGCGTTGGAGGTATCTTTGAGTGAGAGATAAGTCAAACCGGTCAAATATAAAACTTCATCATAAAACTTCGCACTCGTTTGAACCTTTGCGAGATATTCAAGCGTTTCGGTGTACTCATGACTTTTAAATTTTATCCGCGCAAGCCGAACGAGAGCACGCTGTGAGTTATGATTTAATGGGAAGGTTGAAATTAAATTTTTATAAACTTCAACAGCGTCAGTGTTTTTTCCCCAAAGTTCGTATGTCTCACCGATTTTATAAATCACATCGGGCAAAAATTTACTTTCGGGATAATTCGCTACAAATTTCTTGTAGATATTTATAGCAGTTTCATAATTACCTTGCAAGGTCTGAAATTCCGCTTTTTTTATCAAAGCCAATTGTGAAAAATCGGGGTTTTTACTTTTTATAAATTCATCAACAAGGTTTGGATTCTTGCCTTGTGCTGAAAGTGAATATTGAATTCCAGAAATGGCATCAACGGCGTATTTTGACTCTGGGTATTTTTCAATGACTTCAAGATATGCATTGAGAGCAAGTTCATACTTCCCCATATTGTAGTATGCATCGCCTATACCATACAACGCTTTTGGGGCAACTTCACTTTGCGGATATTTCTCCACCACTTCGCGGAAGTAATTAATAGCTGGGGCATAATTTTTATCCTGAAAATAAATCCAACCGATTTGATATTTTGCCGTTGGGGCGAGTTTTGAATTTGGAAATTTCTTTAAAAGCAAGTTTAACATCTCAATTGATCTTATAGGTTGGCGCTGGCGAAGGTAAATCTGCGAAAGTTGAAAATAAGCGTAATCAGCTCCATCTTGATCTTCAAAAAGACGAACAAATGAAAGATAATTTGCTTCAGCACTTTTGTAATTTTTCATCATAAAGTATGAATCCGCAAGACGAAGACGAGCATCAAGTGCTCTTTTACCCGTTGGATATTTACTAAGAAATTTCTCAAACTGTTTCGCTGACTCACTGTAATTCCCTTCTTTGAAATATGTCCAAGCGATTGAATAAATTGCTCCTTCAATGTTTGGACTGTTCGGGAAACGATTTAAAAGCTCAAGATAATATTCTCTGGCGTTTTTATAATCGCCAATTTTATAATGCAGCTCCCCGAGATAGAAAATCGCCCAATGTGAATTTTTGTCGTTTGGAAACTTTGACAAAAACTCATTAAAAACTTTTATCGCTTCATCATATTTCCCGCCTTGCATCCAAGCGACGCCTTCGCTGAAAAGATTATCTGAGTTTAAAATGTTCAATTCTGTCCTTAGCATACCGAAAGTTGAAGCGCCTCTTAAATAGTCACCCCGTCTTAAATAAGATTGAGCGAGAAGTTCAAGGGCTTTTGCTTTAACGGCGCTTGTATCATCAATGTGAATTTTTTCAAGAAAAACAATCGCGCTGTCGTAATCCCCCTTTGCAAAATAAATTAAACCAAGTTCGTAATTTGCCCTCACATAATAGTTTGAATAATCTTGATACTTTGCGAGAAAATTTCTATAAGTTGAAATAGCCCCAGCTGTATCACCACTTGCTTTCTTAACTTCAGCGAGGAGTAAAAAAGAGCTTTTCGCAATTTCATCATCGCCTTTTGAAAGAGTATCAAAAATTTGAATGGCAAACGGATGCTCATTCTTTTTGATGTAAATCCAAGCAATTGAATAAAGCGAATGCTTTAAATAATTCCCCCTGGGAAATTTCTCAAGATATTTATCGTAATAAAATTTTGCCGAGTCAAGAAGACCAATGGAATAATAGCCCTCAGCGAGCGTAAATAAAACTTTTTCATCTTCAAATCCCTCACTTAAAATCGTTCGTGCAAAATTAACAAGTTCATAATAATCGCCTGTTCTATAAAAACAATCAATCAAATTCAACTTCGCATCATTTATAACCTTGAGTTTTAACCCACCGAATTTTTCAATCAAATTTTTATAATGTTTCACCGCTTCTTTAAATTTTCCCTGCTGTTGATAAATCAGAGCGATTGAAAACAATGAAAATGGAGCAACATCAGAGCTTGTATCGGTCTCAAACGAGAGTTTATAATATCTTAAAGCATTGTTAAAATCGCGACGCTCAAAATAAATTTCCCCAAGATAGTATGCTGAATGAGAAATTAAAAGTTTATCGTTTGATGTTTCAATTGCGTTTTTGAATTTTTCAACAGCGAGGTTTTGACTTCCCCTTTTGAGATATATCTCCCCGATTCGGAAATTCACCCTATCTTTAAACCTTGTGGTTGGGAATTCAACCAGAAAATCCATATAAATTTTCAAGGCGGAATCATAATCGCCAAGTTTAAACATTGACTCCGCGCTGAAAAAATGTGCCTCTTCTACAAATTTACTTTCGGGGTAATTCTTTATGAACTTTTGAAACTCGGAAAACGCAAGTTGATACATCCCGTCTTCAAAAAGTGAGTAAGCAAACTTAAAGTCCTTGTATTCACGCTGAAGGACTTGCGCCGAAACTAATCCAGCCAAAAAGAAAATAACCATCAAAAACTTTTTTGACATCTGAATCACTGAAATTTTTTTAACTACGAATCAAATATAAGCACAACACACATAACAAATCAAGAAATGAGTTTGGTTTGAGTTCTTTTTCGTTGCTTTTATCCACCAGTTTGAATATATTTTTACTTGCATTCAAAATCAAACAGAAAAATTTGATGACAAATGAAGAGTTGATCAAACGAGCCAAAGAAGTTCAAAAGAAAGCCCATGCGCCATATTCAAAATTCAGAGTTGGGTCGGCGATACTTACCGACGATGGCGAGGTTTTTACAGGTTGCAACATTGAAAATAGTTCATACTCTTTGACGATATGCGCTGAAAGGGTGGCGATTTTCAAAGCATATTCCGAGGGGAAAAGAAAATTTAAAAAAATTGCCATTGTTTCCGACTCAAAAAATTTCATCTCGCCGTGTGGGGCTTGTAGACAGGTCTTAATGGATTTAGCAGGTCCTGAACTTGAAGTTATATTGACAAATTCAATGAACGAGATGAAAGTCGTTAAACTTTCAGAACTTTTACCCTTGCCATTTGGCTCAAAAAATCTAAAAAAGAAAAAGAGGGGTTAACACTATGGACATAACGGAGTTTGAAAAGATCCCACAAGGAACACGGGGAACCGGATGGATTGAGGTCATTGCTGGAAGTATGTTCAGCGGGAAAACAGAGGAATTGATAAGAAGAATAAGAAGAGCTCAAATTGCAAAATTAAAAGTTGCTGTTTTTAAACCTAGGATTGACACAAGATACAGCGTTGACAAAATAGTTTCGCACAGCGATATGTCAATTCCATCAATCGTCGTTGATAATGCAAAGCAAATACTTGAGCTTGCAAAGGATGCACAAGTTGTAGGGATTGATGAGGCGCAGTTTTTTGATATGGACCTTGTTGATGTATGCGAACAACTCGCTAATGAGGGTAAAAGGGTCATAGTTGCTGGGCTTGACCAAGATTATAGAGGTAAGCCATTTGAGCCGATGCCACAACTTCTCGCAATAGCAGAATATATTACGAAGACGCATGCGATTTGTGTTGTGTGTGGAAATCCGGCAAGTAAAACTCAACGCAAAATAAAAGCGGGAGAAAGAATTGTAGTAGGCGCATCGGACATTTACGAAGCAAGATGTCGCAGATGTTTTGAACCACCAGAGGAATAAAAAAATAAAAAGCGGAGAGATTAATGAAACTACTTTCCTTCCTGAACGGACTTTTGGGGATGCTTGTAATAATAGGGATTGCCTTCCTAATTTCAAACAACAAAAGAAGAGTTAACTGGCGACTTGTAATATCTGGTCTTCTAATTCAAATTGTATTTGCCGTTTTTATCTTGAAAGGAAGAGAACTTGCAGTTTTGTGGTCACCACTTGGATGGCCAAAAATTTTATTTGAATGGATAAGTAAAGCTTTCGTCATTATACTTGGTTTCACAATTGAAGGCGCGAAATTTGTTTTTGGAAATCTTGCCATAAGC encodes:
- a CDS encoding putative ABC transporter permease subunit codes for the protein MGDLLLILKYKIISIFKSAFDSKWGSVLKELASIIVFTGFALSTFISSNYATAYLLAEAKIGLFLFHRVLSMLLFILFILVSLGNMIVAYSTLYKSKDIEFFLTTPIKPIKIYTVKFLDNFFYSSSTMFIFILAILLGYGSYFGKNLGFYLFSFFGVIVPFMLLSASFSIAILMLILKLSKKIDIRKLVIIAGSLYLAGVYLYFRSTNPMKLFTEVMRYYPYIDQYFANLDPSIALYLPNHWVAEIFYFSVRGNQEMVLRYFLILISATFGMVLVNFGIARKLYFETLFIAFDLKNRLKRKFEVEFLSFYKKSILNPQLEVFIKRDLKLFFREPSQWVHLLIMLLLVLIFMASLVRMRLYKVEPQLLSLAFISIFSFNVFLIASIVIRFVYPVISLEGLSFWSVKSSPVKLSLLYLHKFIISFFPILIISEAIAYASVFPFGKDPNIGMLITFMTFFVALTYVSLGLGMGGYFANYSERSPVRIASSRGATMTLLFGLVLISIFAGIIFLPITYYFQFLKFNIEFFNSAMIVASFISVTLSILFNWLGLSSMMKDF
- a CDS encoding CDP-alcohol phosphatidyltransferase family protein — its product is MSSNLIPRRVELIYLNTIEKILRFFLHFNLNPNFLTTVALFISIFASYFFAIGEFIAGGTLILLSGIFDTIDGKIARMTNRVTKFGALYDSTLDRYAEVIIFFGIGVYLIKYGFYITSIAAVFAIGGSMMVSYIRARAEGLGFECNIGWMRRAERIVLLGFASIFYFLHDYFVKFFDALFKYFDFDLPAYPPMPLSIAIYIMAILTNITAFQRLHYVWKKSKEAELLPQNKEVEL
- a CDS encoding HU family DNA-binding protein, with amino-acid sequence MNKSDLVNLLSKDLKWSKAKTERVLDAFLGLVSEIVLKKKKLNLFKFGVFTIKHRASRSGRNPKTGEELILPPKDYVHFKPSKSLVDLING
- the rsmI gene encoding 16S rRNA (cytidine(1402)-2'-O)-methyltransferase, producing the protein MPGTLYIVSTPIGNLSDITFRAVEVLKQVDLIACEDTRRTKILLEKFGLAKNLISYYNYNERQRAEEIIRELKSGKNVALVSDSGTPGISDPGFVLIKRAIEENITITPIPGPTAFVCALVGSGLPMDEFVFVGFLPHKKGRKTKLKKLSEEERTVILYESPHRLIKTLNEILENFGDREIAVAKELTKIHEEFFRGKISEVLKKLTSDKIKGEFVIVISGKTN
- a CDS encoding SPOR domain-containing protein; the protein is MRKGEFLKLLAKRADISYEEAVLFYEKLLDRFAKVLKSGQAIKISGFGEFKRKLNKAKKIVDPRTGMEKNIPAKFVVKFYPAKILSEKVNIKYKTLKPVVTRLNPSVMEAKSEDEFNLTFFEAGERQPIVMGFIDETLLAQESSSSQQEKPIEVFEVEKSITERNLTATAEDYFVLPDVSFGEEIDSKVDVEVPVFEVFEAERKPEDEFLKFDIPSLSDINELKINFEEVEMPEFNLSEEPQEKRTESVKKLFDDTQQKKEEGEMSFNYEEESRRGVGPWILIFVVFLIFVGGVIFLLNQYGYIHLWGEKKGVSKVEFKEPEEVVVTTPSLPKVEEKASADTVEVKRPELVSKPKAPEVVKPSVGKNYVIQVASFQDRKLAETFASNLRKKGYNAFVEKAFVEWKGGNWYRVRIGFFDSIEQAKKIAERLKRTEKIEKVWVSEAPRTVTK
- a CDS encoding inositol-3-phosphate synthase, which translates into the protein MIKTKSGAEIKEPVGKLGVLLPGLGAVATTFIAGTLLVRKGLALPIGSLTQMGTIRLGKRTERKFPKIKEFVPLADLNDLVFGGWDIFEDNAYESALKAGVLRKEHLDLVKDELEQIKPMKAVFDRKYVKKLDGPNVKKAKDKFELAQMLREDIRNFKERNNCDRLVMIWCGSTEIYMEPSDVHRSLEKFEEAMKKNDDAISPSMIYAYAAIAEGVPYANGAPNLSVDIPALIQFAKEMNVPIAGKDFKTGQTLVKTVIAPMLKARMLGLTGWFSVNILGNRDGEVLDDPESFKTKEVSKLGVLEYILQPELYPDLYGNYYHKVRINFYPPRGDEKEAWDNIDIFGWLGYPMQIKINFLCRDSILAAPIVLDLALFLDLAQRSGMHGIQEWLSFYFKSPMHAPTIYPEHDLFIQLMKLKNRLRHLMGEELITHLGLEYYD
- a CDS encoding class I SAM-dependent methyltransferase — translated: MTKIEILKHFAQIASVYRKIRTLDPEPIFAIKDILLKHMKLKKPIKVADIGAGTGRYTEFLIKALSPSKVKAFLVDASFEMLQVAQSYLKEKYDCHFINSFAENLPFKNDTFDVIIVFNAIHHFDFRRFIREARRVLKPRGFLFIYTRTQEQNRNTIWGKFFPGFSDKEQRLFWKDELIGKLKRLRKFEIISYIEFEYPRTSTIDELVEKAFAKHYSTFYLYKDDEHIQAIQVFKENLLKHYQSDLIYYTDENTFVALRKIK